A genomic segment from Desulfovibrio aminophilus DSM 12254 encodes:
- a CDS encoding DUF401 family protein, with protein sequence MDFSPGVLPLLKVLAAFAVMLVCIRFKIALGLSILCGAAILGPLFGMAPGAWFTATARALVDPETLFLAGIVALILVLSDLLERTGQSRRLMDALAGRIRSHRLRLGLFPALVGFLPMPGGAIFSAPMVAGVAEKLNLDAEHKALVNYWFRHLWEMAWPLFPGLILTSNLAALPITTLIFFTAPGAVCCLVLGWIFYLRPGVLPLPETRPEALAERPGAGRLLVLGLPLLVAIVGALGLEAAISALAPRLPFELGVVTALAAAVACVAVQNRADARLMVSALAKKSFLGMMLVIAGIFVFKGQLAASGAVRGMAELAGGPAALFVAAVFLPFLVGFIAGINVAFVGSTFPLLLGLLPVLGLQHQLIPYVVLATFAGFTGVMASPIHICLVLTCQYFKTDVGGVWRRLILPCALLLGFGGLYFLLLTRL encoded by the coding sequence GCCTTCGCCGTCATGCTCGTCTGCATCCGGTTCAAGATCGCACTGGGTCTGTCCATCCTCTGCGGCGCGGCGATCCTGGGCCCGCTCTTCGGCATGGCCCCCGGGGCATGGTTCACGGCCACGGCCAGGGCCCTGGTGGACCCCGAGACGCTCTTCCTGGCGGGCATCGTGGCCCTCATCCTGGTGCTCTCCGACCTGCTGGAACGCACGGGGCAGTCCCGCCGCCTGATGGACGCCCTTGCCGGAAGAATCCGCTCCCACCGGCTGCGTCTGGGCCTGTTCCCGGCCCTGGTGGGCTTCCTGCCCATGCCCGGCGGGGCCATCTTCTCCGCGCCCATGGTGGCCGGGGTGGCCGAAAAGCTCAATCTCGACGCCGAGCACAAGGCGCTCGTGAACTACTGGTTCCGGCACCTCTGGGAAATGGCCTGGCCGCTCTTCCCGGGCCTGATCCTGACATCCAATCTCGCCGCGCTGCCGATCACCACGCTCATCTTCTTCACCGCGCCGGGCGCGGTCTGTTGCCTCGTCCTCGGCTGGATCTTCTACCTCCGCCCGGGCGTCCTGCCCTTGCCCGAAACGCGCCCGGAGGCCCTGGCGGAACGCCCGGGAGCCGGAAGGCTGCTCGTCCTGGGTCTGCCGCTGCTGGTGGCCATCGTCGGGGCGCTGGGATTGGAGGCGGCCATCTCCGCCCTGGCCCCCCGGCTCCCCTTCGAGTTGGGCGTGGTCACGGCCCTGGCCGCTGCGGTGGCTTGCGTCGCCGTCCAGAACCGCGCCGACGCCCGACTCATGGTCTCGGCCCTGGCCAAAAAGAGCTTCCTCGGCATGATGCTCGTCATCGCGGGCATCTTCGTCTTCAAAGGCCAGCTGGCGGCCTCCGGCGCGGTGCGCGGCATGGCCGAACTGGCGGGCGGTCCGGCGGCTCTGTTCGTGGCCGCCGTGTTCCTGCCCTTCCTGGTGGGTTTCATCGCGGGCATCAACGTGGCCTTCGTGGGCTCCACCTTCCCGCTGCTCCTGGGACTTCTGCCCGTGCTCGGGCTGCAGCACCAGCTCATCCCCTACGTGGTCCTGGCCACCTTCGCGGGCTTCACCGGCGTCATGGCCTCGCCCATCCACATCTGCCTCGTGCTCACCTGCCAGTACTTCAAGACGGACGTCGGCGGAGTCTGGCGCCGTCTCATCCTGCCCTGCGCCCTGCTCCTGGGCTTCGGCGGCCTCTATTTCCTGCTCCTGACCCGGCTGTAA